In Motilibacter aurantiacus, the genomic stretch CCGCGCATCCACACCCGCCCGGTCGCCGGCCTCCCCCTGCTGCACGTGGAGGAGCCGCAGTACGACGGTGTCTCGCGCGCGGCCAAGCGCGTCTTCGACGCGACGGCGGCCTCGCTCGGCCTCGTCGTGCTCGCGCCCGTCCTGCTGGTCATCGCGGCGCTGGTCAAGCTCACCTCCCCCGGCCCCGTCCTCTTCCGCCAGCAGCGCGTCGGCGTGCACGGCGAGCCGTTCACCATGCTCAAGTTCCGCTCGATGGTGGTGGACGCCGAGGAGCGGCTGGCGACGCTGCTCCAGCACAACGAGTCCGACGGACTGCTGTTCAAGATGAAGGACGACCCGCGCATCACCCGGGTGGGCAAGGTCCTGCGCCGGTTCTCCCTCGACGAGCTGCCCCAGCTGGTCAACGTCGTGCGCGGCGACATGAGCCTCGTCGGCCCGCGCCCGCCGCTGCAGCGCGAGGTCGAGGCCTACCACGACGACGTGCACCGCCGGCTGCTCGTACGCCCGGGCATCACCGGGCTCTGGCAGACGAGCGGCCGGTCGGACCTGTCCTGGGAGGACTCGGTGCGCCTGGACCTGTACTACGTGGAGAACCGCTCGATGATCGGCGACCTGCAGATCCTCTGGCGCACCGCCCGGGCGGTCCTCGGCGCCAACGGCGCCTACTGAGGGCGCGGGCGCCTGGCCTGCGCCCCGTCCCCTGGCCCGGCCCGGCCTGCCCACCGTTCAGCCCGTCGTCCCAGCCCCGTCGCGCATCGAAGCGGCGGGGCTTTCCTGCGTTCCGAGCCGCGTCGAGCGGGCGACATGCGTCACAGTCACAGATGCGACAATGCTGGACACAGTGACCGAACTCATCGCTTCGGGGCGCCCGCATGCACCCGAACGGGTTGCCTCCGCGCGCGTGATGCCGCATTGTCACCCCTGAACCTCCTCCCCATCACCCGCGCAGGGGATTGCTAAACCCCTCGGGGTCTTGCTGCCACGCTGACACCCAACTCGGGAGACTCATGCGCCCCGTCCTCCTGGCGGCCGTCATGGCCGCCACCAGCTCCATGCTCGCCGCATCCATAGCAGCTCCCGCCAGCGCAGAATCCGGCGCAGCGGTCTCGGCCGCCGCCGCACCGGCCGACCTCGTTCCCGCGGTGCACATCTGCGGCGAGGTGGACCCGGCCCGGGTGGTCTCGGCCGGGAAGGCCCTCCCGGACCCGACGGTCACGAAGCTCGTCTCGGGGATCCGCCCGGACGCGATCGTGTGGCAGGCCAACCGCCTGTACGTCCTGGACAGCGGGACCCGGGTGCTGATCTACGACGCCTCCCGCACGCTCGTGCGCACGGTGCCGCTCGGGTTCGAGGGCTACGGCCTCGCGGTGGACCCGACCGGCGCGTTCTACGTGCTCAACTACCCCTTCGAGGTGCGCAAGTTCAGCGCCGACGGCGCNNNNNNNNNNNNNNNNNNNNNNNNCGGCGTG encodes the following:
- a CDS encoding NHL repeat-containing protein, which gives rise to MRPVLLAAVMAATSSMLAASIAAPASAESGAAVSAAAAPADLVPAVHICGEVDPARVVSAGKALPDPTVTKLVSGIRPDAIVWQANRLYVLDSGTRVLIYDASRTLVRTVPLGFEGYGLAVDPTGAFYVLNYPFEVRKFSADGA